From one Conexivisphaerales archaeon genomic stretch:
- a CDS encoding CDC48 family AAA ATPase, translated as MDNVMLRVAEAYAKDVGRGIAVIDPKVAKEMGWRAGDVIEIAGKRKTYALLWPGHMEDYGSGIIRIDGNTRNNAGVGIDDKVTVRKVEAKPAEKVTFATSKQLRIAGVEDYLAQVLEGRVVARNSVLTINLMGNKIEFNVVATVPASSPLIITEDTEIEIEMQEIGAATIPKITYEDIGGLKDAIQKVREMIELPLKHPELFERLGIEAPKGVLLHGPPGTGKTLLAKAVANESEANFFSISGPEIMSKFYGESEERLRQLFKEAQEKAPSIIFIDEIDSIAPKREEVTGEVEKRVVSQLLALMDGLESRGKVVVIGATNRPNAIDPALRRPGRFDREIEIGVPDREGRLEILHIHTRGMPLAEDVDLERLAEITHGFVGADLEALVKEAAMRSLRRVLPEIDLKQSSIPAEVLNKINVKMADFIDALKDVQPSAMREVLVEVPNVKWEDIGGLANVKDELKEAVEWPLKYRELFDTTDAKPPRGILLYGPPGTGKTLLAKAVANESEANFISVKGPELLSKWVGESERGIREVFRKARQAAPCIIFFDELDSIAPVRGSGITDSGVTERMVSQLLTELDGLEELGNVVVIGATNRPDMIDTALLRPGRFDKLIYIPPPDLEARKEIFRIHTRKKPLAQDVSLDKLAEITEGYTGADIAAVCRTATMLALREHIAKYPDPKVAKEKASELQISMKHFNEALAKIKPSTPALKTQPERLPAIA; from the coding sequence TTGGATAATGTTATGCTAAGAGTTGCTGAAGCTTACGCGAAGGATGTCGGTAGGGGAATCGCGGTTATCGACCCGAAGGTTGCAAAGGAAATGGGGTGGAGGGCTGGCGATGTTATAGAGATAGCTGGAAAGAGGAAGACCTACGCTCTCCTCTGGCCTGGGCACATGGAGGATTATGGGTCTGGTATAATCAGGATAGACGGCAACACAAGGAATAACGCTGGAGTGGGTATAGATGATAAAGTAACTGTGAGGAAGGTAGAGGCAAAACCTGCAGAAAAGGTCACTTTTGCCACGTCAAAGCAGTTAAGAATAGCTGGTGTGGAAGATTATTTGGCCCAGGTGCTTGAAGGAAGAGTAGTTGCAAGAAACTCTGTACTGACGATAAACCTGATGGGCAACAAAATTGAGTTCAACGTCGTTGCAACCGTCCCTGCCTCAAGCCCGCTCATAATAACTGAAGATACAGAGATAGAAATAGAGATGCAGGAGATCGGAGCAGCAACAATACCCAAGATAACCTATGAAGACATAGGCGGTCTCAAGGATGCAATACAGAAGGTAAGGGAAATGATCGAACTACCGCTGAAGCATCCTGAACTGTTTGAGAGACTTGGTATAGAAGCCCCGAAGGGTGTCCTATTGCATGGTCCTCCTGGAACAGGAAAGACTCTGCTTGCAAAGGCTGTAGCTAATGAAAGTGAAGCTAACTTCTTCTCCATCTCTGGACCAGAGATAATGAGCAAGTTCTATGGAGAGAGTGAAGAAAGGCTCAGGCAACTTTTCAAGGAAGCGCAGGAGAAGGCGCCAAGCATAATATTCATAGACGAAATAGATTCTATAGCCCCAAAGAGAGAAGAAGTTACCGGCGAAGTGGAAAAGAGAGTAGTCAGCCAGCTACTTGCTCTAATGGATGGGCTTGAGTCAAGGGGAAAAGTAGTGGTCATCGGAGCTACCAACAGGCCAAACGCAATCGACCCAGCTCTGAGAAGGCCTGGCAGATTTGACAGGGAGATAGAGATTGGTGTACCTGACAGAGAAGGTAGACTGGAGATACTGCATATCCATACAAGGGGAATGCCACTGGCAGAAGACGTCGACCTTGAAAGGCTGGCTGAGATAACCCATGGTTTTGTTGGAGCAGACCTGGAGGCGCTGGTCAAAGAGGCTGCGATGAGGTCGCTGAGAAGGGTTCTGCCAGAGATAGACCTGAAGCAGTCCAGCATACCTGCTGAAGTACTGAACAAGATAAACGTAAAGATGGCTGACTTCATCGATGCGTTGAAGGATGTTCAACCCTCTGCTATGAGAGAAGTGCTTGTCGAAGTTCCTAATGTAAAGTGGGAAGATATAGGAGGTCTGGCAAACGTCAAGGATGAGCTGAAAGAAGCTGTAGAATGGCCACTCAAGTACAGAGAGCTGTTTGATACTACTGATGCCAAGCCACCAAGGGGTATTCTGCTCTATGGTCCTCCTGGAACAGGAAAGACTCTGCTTGCAAAGGCTGTAGCTAATGAAAGTGAAGCGAACTTCATCAGCGTTAAGGGACCGGAGCTGCTCAGCAAATGGGTAGGTGAGTCTGAGCGTGGCATAAGAGAGGTCTTCAGGAAGGCGAGGCAAGCAGCTCCTTGCATAATATTCTTCGATGAGTTGGATTCAATAGCGCCTGTCAGAGGAAGTGGAATAACAGATTCCGGAGTTACTGAAAGGATGGTAAGCCAGCTACTGACGGAGCTGGATGGTCTCGAGGAGCTGGGGAATGTTGTAGTGATAGGAGCAACGAACAGGCCAGATATGATCGATACTGCACTCTTGAGACCGGGCAGGTTCGACAAGCTGATCTACATACCTCCACCTGACCTAGAGGCTAGGAAAGAAATATTCAGGATACATACCAGAAAGAAACCACTTGCACAGGATGTCAGCTTGGATAAACTGGCTGAGATAACGGAAGGATATACAGGGGCTGACATTGCTGCTGTCTGCAGAACTGCTACAATGCTGGCGCTCAGAGAACATATTGCAAAGTATCCAGACCCCAAGGTCGCTAAGGAGAAGGCCTCCGAACTCCAGATAAGCATGAAGCACTTTAATGAAGCACTGGCAAAGATAAAACCAAGCACTCCAGCACTGAAGACCCAGCCAGAGAGGTTGCCTGCGATAGCTTAA
- the hsp20 gene encoding archaeal heat shock protein Hsp20 has product MSWRDDYFDDFFEEMSREFREMKRMMDSMFRAVRSWQPGTNIEGPYYYGFSVTVGPDGKPMIREFGNVRPNALGNLAIGTREPLIETVLDDKENIVRIAAEMPGVEKSDIKVDATEDRVIISAERGNKKYYTEIPLPAAVDPASSEATYNNGILEVKLKLKQQVRQKGTSIKVK; this is encoded by the coding sequence ATGTCTTGGAGAGACGACTACTTCGATGACTTCTTCGAAGAGATGTCCCGCGAGTTCAGAGAGATGAAAAGAATGATGGACAGCATGTTCAGGGCTGTGAGGTCGTGGCAGCCAGGCACGAACATCGAGGGACCCTACTACTACGGTTTCTCAGTAACTGTAGGGCCTGACGGCAAGCCTATGATTAGGGAATTCGGAAACGTCAGACCAAACGCGCTCGGCAACCTAGCCATAGGGACAAGAGAGCCGCTGATCGAAACTGTGCTGGATGACAAGGAGAACATAGTAAGGATCGCTGCTGAAATGCCCGGAGTCGAAAAGTCTGACATAAAGGTCGATGCAACGGAAGACAGAGTAATCATCAGTGCTGAGAGAGGCAACAAGAAATACTATACTGAGATTCCTCTTCCGGCTGCCGTCGACCCAGCATCGTCAGAAGCCACTTACAACAACGGAATACTGGAAGTCAAGCTGAAACTAAAGCAGCAGGTCAGGCAGAAGGGTACAAGCATCAAGGTGAAGTAG
- a CDS encoding anthranilate synthase component I family protein → MKADPAETFYRIYDEFGDCFLLESLGRGRLSSFSYLGFSPVSFIRLNHSKLSITKDGRDVYNTEVSEPLETLRKAVSSRPGLPKNGFFGGLVGYISYDSVRYWEDIDASGSRPSPFPEMEFGVFDDWIVFNHREKTVHYVTLGEDRYEQVKRLLCQSSELATFRFSSKQSSFSDDEFLDGMLKAKEYISRGDIFQVVLSRRYEYRYEGDLRPVYQVLRRNNPSPYMFFIKFNKRQLVGSSPEMLVKVQEGVVETYPIAGTRRRSDDLNEDAQLRRELLKDQKERAEHIMLVDLARNDIGKVSRFGTVKVRKLLQVRRYSHVQHLVSHVVGELANEYDAFDALRATFPAGTVTGAPKPRAMEVIYEIERLKRGPYGGAVGYFSYNGNADFGIAIRTLFADTNRIHLQAGAGIVADSKPESEVDEVESKLRVLYKAMREANGVST, encoded by the coding sequence CTGAAAGCTGATCCTGCTGAAACATTTTATAGAATATATGATGAATTTGGCGATTGCTTTCTTCTGGAATCTCTCGGTAGAGGCAGGCTTTCCAGTTTCTCCTATCTGGGCTTTTCACCTGTATCTTTTATAAGACTAAATCATTCAAAGTTAAGTATAACCAAGGACGGAAGAGATGTATACAATACAGAAGTTTCAGAGCCCCTTGAGACTCTCCGCAAAGCAGTATCAAGCAGACCTGGATTACCAAAAAATGGGTTCTTTGGTGGCTTGGTCGGTTACATTTCATACGATTCGGTTCGTTACTGGGAAGATATCGATGCATCAGGATCTAGGCCTTCTCCGTTTCCAGAAATGGAATTCGGCGTTTTCGACGACTGGATAGTGTTCAATCATAGGGAGAAGACTGTCCACTATGTGACTTTGGGCGAGGATAGGTATGAGCAGGTAAAAAGACTTCTCTGCCAAAGCTCAGAGTTAGCGACTTTCAGGTTTTCTTCGAAGCAGAGCTCATTCTCCGATGACGAGTTCTTGGACGGGATGCTCAAAGCCAAGGAATACATCAGCAGAGGCGACATTTTTCAGGTTGTACTATCAAGACGGTACGAATACAGATATGAGGGGGACCTGAGGCCTGTCTATCAAGTTCTGAGAAGGAATAATCCTTCCCCATACATGTTCTTCATCAAGTTCAACAAAAGACAGCTTGTAGGGTCAAGTCCTGAAATGCTCGTGAAAGTGCAGGAAGGGGTGGTCGAGACATACCCGATAGCAGGAACAAGGAGAAGGTCAGATGACCTCAACGAAGACGCTCAACTAAGAAGAGAACTGCTCAAGGACCAGAAGGAAAGGGCGGAACATATCATGCTTGTGGACTTGGCCAGAAACGATATCGGGAAAGTTTCTAGATTTGGCACGGTAAAGGTCAGAAAGCTGCTCCAAGTGAGGCGATACAGCCATGTCCAGCACCTGGTTTCACATGTGGTCGGAGAACTTGCGAACGAATACGACGCGTTCGATGCACTCAGGGCGACTTTCCCTGCTGGAACAGTAACGGGTGCACCAAAACCGAGGGCCATGGAGGTTATATACGAAATAGAGCGATTGAAGAGGGGTCCGTACGGTGGAGCCGTAGGCTACTTCTCCTATAATGGTAATGCAGATTTCGGGATAGCTATCAGGACTCTTTTCGCAGACACCAACAGAATACATCTGCAAGCGGGAGCTGGGATAGTAGCAGACTCGAAACCAGAAAGCGAAGTCGATGAAGTGGAATCCAAGCTAAGGGTGCTGTACAAGGCCATGAGAGAAGCTAATGGTGTATCTACATGA
- a CDS encoding aminodeoxychorismate/anthranilate synthase component II: MRVLILDNHDSFVFNLAQYIGMLGHEPKVVRSDQISVEEVEKLSPSRIVISPGPGNPSDAKWFGCSERILREIARSVPTLGVCLGHQGIISAYGGSLKRAPDLKHGKTSRVYHDGKSIYKGIENPITACRYHSLVADPASIPSSLKVTALSLEDGQVMGVRHRQYPIEGVQFHPESVLTKQGLKIIHNFLVNGVQE; encoded by the coding sequence ATGAGAGTGCTAATTCTGGACAATCACGACTCATTCGTCTTCAACCTAGCTCAGTATATAGGTATGCTGGGTCATGAGCCCAAAGTTGTCAGGAGTGACCAAATATCGGTTGAAGAGGTTGAGAAACTCTCTCCCTCAAGAATAGTTATATCACCAGGTCCTGGCAATCCATCAGATGCCAAGTGGTTTGGTTGCAGCGAAAGGATACTCAGGGAGATAGCCAGATCTGTACCAACGCTGGGTGTCTGTCTGGGGCACCAGGGAATAATCAGCGCATATGGAGGCTCATTAAAGAGAGCACCTGACCTCAAGCATGGCAAGACCAGCAGAGTGTACCACGACGGCAAGAGCATATACAAAGGTATCGAAAACCCGATAACAGCCTGCAGGTACCATTCGCTCGTTGCAGACCCAGCATCCATACCATCTTCGCTAAAGGTAACAGCCCTTTCTCTTGAAGACGGACAGGTGATGGGTGTCAGGCACAGGCAGTATCCAATAGAGGGGGTTCAGTTCCATCCAGAGTCAGTTCTTACAAAACAGGGTTTGAAAATAATCCATAATTTTCTTGTGAACGGTGTTCAGGAATGA
- the trpD gene encoding anthranilate phosphoribosyltransferase, giving the protein MIQAAIDHLLRGQNLTREQIDGVVDEIASGIATDSQIAALLVCMRMKGETPEEIAGLAASLRRYSIAIRPRVNGRMVDNCGTGGDRTKTFNISTLSALVAAGAGVIVAKHGNRSATSRYGSADLLEGLGLNLNASPEQVEKSIESIGIGFIYAPVFHPALKHVSRARREIGVRTIFNLLGPLINPAPVDAQVVGVYDPTLVMSMARVVSLLGVEEAMVLHSLDGVDEITLSNRTVIASVKDGKFSVKEYLPRDFGLPKYRLQELMVSSGDECRKVALQLLNGDLRNGAKHDTVVVNASASILVSGLADRFSEAIEMAKSSLDSGRALVKLKELVAMSGGRPLLEEVGVSG; this is encoded by the coding sequence ATGATACAGGCAGCAATAGACCATCTGTTAAGGGGGCAGAACCTGACAAGAGAACAGATAGATGGGGTTGTAGACGAAATAGCTTCTGGAATAGCTACTGACAGCCAGATAGCAGCTCTGCTTGTCTGCATGAGGATGAAAGGTGAAACCCCTGAAGAGATAGCTGGTCTCGCTGCTTCCCTGAGAAGGTACAGCATCGCCATCAGACCCCGGGTAAACGGCAGAATGGTAGATAACTGCGGAACAGGTGGTGACAGAACAAAGACTTTCAACATAAGCACCCTGTCGGCCTTGGTTGCAGCTGGAGCAGGGGTGATAGTCGCAAAGCATGGAAACAGGTCTGCCACAAGTCGTTATGGCAGCGCAGACCTGCTCGAAGGTTTGGGTTTGAACTTGAACGCCTCACCAGAGCAGGTGGAGAAGTCTATAGAGAGCATCGGAATAGGGTTCATCTACGCACCGGTCTTCCATCCAGCATTGAAGCATGTCAGCAGAGCAAGGAGAGAGATAGGCGTAAGAACGATCTTTAACCTGCTGGGCCCGCTGATAAATCCAGCCCCGGTTGATGCTCAGGTTGTTGGGGTCTATGACCCGACTCTGGTAATGTCCATGGCCAGAGTGGTCTCTCTGCTCGGGGTAGAAGAAGCCATGGTCCTGCATTCTTTGGACGGGGTCGACGAGATCACACTTTCAAACAGGACGGTGATCGCCTCGGTAAAGGACGGAAAGTTCAGTGTAAAGGAGTATCTGCCCAGAGACTTCGGTCTTCCGAAATATCGCTTACAGGAGCTGATGGTAAGTTCAGGAGATGAATGCAGAAAAGTAGCTTTGCAATTGCTGAACGGGGACCTAAGAAATGGAGCAAAGCATGATACAGTTGTCGTAAACGCATCAGCATCGATACTGGTATCAGGCCTTGCGGATAGGTTCAGCGAGGCAATAGAAATGGCCAAGTCGTCACTTGATTCGGGAAGAGCACTGGTGAAGCTGAAGGAGCTCGTTGCCATGAGTGGTGGGCGGCCTCTACTCGAAGAGGTTGGTGTAAGTGGCTGA
- a CDS encoding indole-3-glycerol phosphate synthase TrpC → MAEDMLRKFVDSALQRVRQGYYDIPEGTAYSRRSIKERLKRSRLAVIAELKYASPSAGVFGCRKSPVEVASMYERAGAVAVSVLTDPDHFSGKIDYIREIREGTSLPILMKDFVVDKKQVLAAYRSGADAILVINSIFSKGYLRGNISELIDLAHNMGLEVIEEVHSYEEYLEALHDSADIIGINNRNLQTLEVSLSVSSYILQHKSKSKPVICESGITKGAELLELKKEGADGFLIGSTLMKADNPGKALAELLAVQ, encoded by the coding sequence GTGGCTGAGGATATGCTGCGAAAGTTTGTCGATTCTGCATTGCAGAGGGTTCGTCAAGGCTATTACGACATCCCAGAGGGTACAGCATACAGTAGGCGGAGCATAAAGGAGAGATTGAAGAGAAGCAGGCTCGCGGTGATTGCAGAATTGAAATACGCTTCTCCTTCTGCTGGGGTGTTTGGGTGCAGGAAAAGCCCTGTCGAGGTCGCGTCTATGTATGAAAGGGCGGGAGCAGTAGCTGTGTCAGTCCTCACAGACCCTGACCATTTTTCCGGAAAGATCGACTACATCAGAGAAATCAGAGAGGGCACTTCCTTGCCGATTCTCATGAAGGATTTCGTAGTCGACAAGAAACAAGTACTTGCAGCATACAGGTCCGGAGCAGATGCGATACTTGTTATAAATTCAATATTCAGCAAAGGCTACCTCAGGGGCAATATTTCAGAACTCATAGACCTAGCTCACAACATGGGTCTTGAAGTGATAGAAGAGGTTCATAGCTACGAAGAATACCTCGAGGCTCTTCATGATAGCGCTGACATAATCGGAATAAACAACAGAAATCTGCAGACCTTGGAGGTTTCGCTCAGCGTCTCTTCATACATACTTCAGCATAAATCAAAATCGAAGCCTGTGATCTGTGAAAGTGGTATAACAAAGGGAGCAGAACTGCTCGAATTAAAGAAAGAGGGAGCTGATGGATTCCTGATCGGTTCGACTCTAATGAAGGCTGATAACCCAGGAAAAGCTCTGGCAGAGTTGCTTGCGGTGCAATAG
- the trpB gene encoding tryptophan synthase subunit beta, producing MKEKMPDDKGRYGLFGGRFIPETLFPAVEELEKAYLRYSKDGEFKRELNQMLETYAGRPTPLYQAKNLSSYAGGATIYLKREDLLHGGAHKINNAIGQALLAKRMGKKRVIAETGAGQHGVATAMACAALGLRAEIYMGEEDIKRQRLNVFRMKLLGAEVHPVSTGSKTLKDAINEALRDWVTNLHDTYYLIGSVVGPHPYPMMVRDFQSVIGKEVKQQLMEQEGCLPDSLVACVGGGSNAMGTFYPFVEDESVEMYGVQAGGKGRGRNAAALLYGKKGVLHGMLTYVLQDKYGQVRETDSVAPGLDYPAAGPEHAYLKEMGRVTYVTQSDKEALAAFKLLSRLEGIIPALESSHAVSFAVSLARRKGADKKIVVTLSGRGDKDIQIVSRRMKVNVE from the coding sequence TTGAAAGAAAAGATGCCGGATGACAAGGGCAGATATGGATTGTTCGGTGGCAGATTCATACCTGAGACCCTTTTCCCGGCGGTGGAGGAGCTTGAGAAGGCTTATCTGAGATACAGCAAGGATGGAGAATTCAAAAGAGAACTAAACCAGATGCTGGAAACTTATGCTGGTAGGCCCACTCCTCTCTACCAAGCAAAGAACCTTTCTTCTTATGCAGGAGGAGCAACGATATATCTGAAGAGAGAAGACCTGCTTCATGGTGGTGCCCATAAGATCAACAATGCAATAGGCCAAGCGCTTCTGGCTAAAAGGATGGGGAAGAAGAGAGTGATAGCTGAAACGGGTGCTGGGCAGCACGGGGTAGCTACAGCCATGGCCTGCGCCGCACTTGGTCTGAGGGCTGAGATATACATGGGGGAGGAGGATATCAAGAGACAGAGACTGAACGTCTTCAGGATGAAACTGCTCGGTGCGGAGGTGCATCCGGTTTCGACGGGCTCGAAAACTCTGAAGGATGCCATAAACGAAGCTTTGAGGGACTGGGTGACTAACCTACATGATACATATTATCTGATAGGTTCGGTTGTAGGACCTCATCCCTACCCCATGATGGTCAGAGACTTCCAGAGTGTGATAGGGAAGGAAGTAAAACAACAGCTGATGGAGCAGGAAGGCTGTTTGCCAGATAGTCTGGTTGCATGTGTAGGAGGTGGGAGCAACGCAATGGGTACATTTTATCCTTTCGTAGAAGATGAATCGGTAGAAATGTACGGAGTGCAGGCTGGTGGTAAAGGGAGGGGAAGAAACGCGGCAGCACTGCTCTATGGAAAGAAGGGCGTCTTGCACGGTATGCTCACCTATGTCTTGCAGGATAAATATGGTCAGGTAAGAGAGACAGACAGCGTAGCGCCAGGCCTTGATTACCCGGCAGCTGGTCCGGAGCATGCTTACCTTAAGGAAATGGGCAGAGTCACATACGTGACGCAGAGCGACAAAGAGGCTCTGGCAGCATTCAAACTTCTTTCAAGGCTTGAAGGGATCATCCCAGCGCTCGAATCGTCCCATGCTGTATCTTTTGCAGTAAGTTTGGCAAGAAGAAAAGGTGCTGACAAGAAGATAGTCGTTACCCTGTCTGGAAGAGGGGATAAGGACATACAGATTGTTTCCAGAAGGATGAAAGTAAACGTTGAGTAG
- the trpA gene encoding tryptophan synthase subunit alpha has protein sequence MSSRISVAFDSERKRRGLLIAYTMGCYPSKEASYRISESLIDAGSDILELGIPFSDPIADGPSIQRASSHALLAGARPLDVLQIAGKLRNSYDTPIITMTYYNILYSTGIERFIMKAKGYGVDGMIIPDLLFEEAEDTLRLARKNGLDIILLGSPVTGRERLRRIALKSSGFLYLISLLGVTGAREKLPSYINHFIGLAKSVADGLPVAVGFGVSRPEQVRQLVMSGADGVVVGSAIIDRINVNEEANESNLENLQDFIKTLKSESFRNQ, from the coding sequence TTGAGTAGCAGAATATCAGTTGCGTTCGATTCAGAAAGAAAAAGACGAGGCCTTTTGATAGCATACACGATGGGATGCTATCCATCCAAAGAGGCCTCATACAGGATATCAGAGAGCCTCATCGATGCGGGGTCAGATATTCTTGAGCTCGGAATACCGTTTTCGGACCCGATAGCAGACGGTCCATCGATCCAGAGGGCCTCTTCGCATGCTCTATTAGCCGGGGCAAGACCTCTCGATGTGTTGCAAATAGCTGGAAAGCTCAGGAATAGCTATGATACACCTATCATAACGATGACCTACTACAACATACTGTACTCAACCGGGATAGAGCGATTTATAATGAAGGCGAAGGGGTATGGCGTAGACGGAATGATAATCCCTGACCTCCTATTCGAGGAAGCTGAGGATACACTGAGGCTGGCAAGAAAGAACGGTCTGGATATCATACTTCTCGGCTCTCCTGTAACGGGCAGAGAGCGCCTTCGCAGAATAGCCCTGAAAAGTTCGGGCTTCCTATATCTCATATCGCTTTTAGGAGTGACAGGTGCACGAGAAAAGCTTCCGAGTTACATCAACCACTTCATCGGCTTGGCAAAGAGTGTGGCTGATGGGCTTCCTGTTGCTGTCGGATTCGGCGTATCAAGGCCAGAGCAGGTGAGGCAGCTGGTAATGAGCGGAGCTGACGGAGTGGTGGTGGGAAGCGCTATAATAGACAGGATAAATGTAAACGAGGAAGCCAATGAATCAAACCTTGAAAACCTGCAAGACTTCATAAAGACGCTCAAATCAGAGTCCTTCAGAAATCAGTAA
- a CDS encoding prephenate dehydrogenase/arogenate dehydrogenase family protein yields the protein MKVAILGCSGGMGRFFSRYFLRRGFEVFGHDPKKVYLKGIRICRFNSEAAASADLTVIATPLGTEVRVAEEIRKDVKAKSYVMELSSVKGKTPFRIRRLLEGRATLLSIHPLFGPRVKYLRDRTIIAVGGRREAGIVAKLFPEARILTASEEEHDSMMGLMLSLPYILNIAYLSLLVKNPERVQMLRYLTPSASKQIKLAHAITSQQPSLVSGILALNSYTNKYVDELQDEIANISRALATSQTGTLVNLLKTLRSDCLMPPQPSADS from the coding sequence TTGAAAGTTGCCATACTCGGCTGCTCTGGCGGGATGGGAAGATTCTTCTCCAGGTATTTTCTCAGAAGAGGGTTTGAAGTGTTTGGCCATGACCCTAAAAAAGTCTACCTGAAGGGGATAAGAATATGCAGATTCAACTCGGAAGCAGCGGCTTCTGCAGACCTGACAGTTATAGCAACGCCACTTGGAACAGAAGTACGTGTTGCTGAGGAGATCAGAAAAGATGTCAAGGCTAAAAGCTACGTGATGGAGCTGTCATCGGTGAAAGGAAAGACTCCTTTCAGGATCAGGAGGTTGCTCGAAGGTAGGGCTACACTACTATCGATACATCCACTATTTGGTCCGAGGGTGAAATACCTGAGAGATAGGACGATAATTGCAGTGGGTGGTAGACGTGAAGCAGGAATTGTGGCTAAACTTTTCCCCGAGGCGAGGATTCTCACAGCTAGTGAAGAGGAGCATGACAGCATGATGGGCCTGATGCTCTCTTTGCCATATATACTAAACATCGCATATCTTTCTCTTCTCGTAAAGAATCCTGAAAGAGTCCAGATGCTTAGATACCTTACTCCTTCTGCGTCGAAACAGATTAAGTTAGCACACGCAATTACTTCTCAGCAGCCCTCTTTGGTTTCGGGAATACTCGCATTGAACAGTTATACGAACAAGTATGTAGACGAGTTGCAGGATGAGATAGCTAATATCAGCAGAGCGCTGGCCACCAGCCAGACAGGGACATTGGTTAATCTGCTGAAGACACTAAGGTCTGACTGTCTTATGCCACCTCAGCCATCAGCTGACAGTTAG
- a CDS encoding aminotransferase class I/II-fold pyridoxal phosphate-dependent enzyme — MSIDDYRRQIIEITGRIIELIGERNELAKKIAEAKRLNNMPVDDFEAEERLIDSILKECNNKAVDEDTVLKILSVLMEDSKKVQREVLGSGASTKQRITPMAMASAAMELERSGKKLYRLDVGEPNFEPPPKVVEACCSAVTSFKTHYTQTRGVPELVKALSVYLKRRHGYDARLEQIVVTPGGRFAIFAALSSILKEGESVLLVEPNWPMYREAVEYLGCRPIVVHTELNTNWEPSVEQIEGKIKQHTKAIVLSYPCNPTGKIISRQKFGEIIELANKKHITILSDEIYNDYAYSDCPSILDYDADSFVLTSSFSKSWAMTGFRIGWAVSSPDIIGKMLKISSLMITSVPEFVQYAAIAALESEDVVKRNSERMKTRIDLAVDQLRKIRSLEFMKPDGGMYVFPKVRDGIKDTSELAMKLLRERGVSITPGEAFGDYPDHFRISLGQSEDVITEGIRRIGELLR; from the coding sequence ATGAGCATAGATGATTACAGGAGACAGATTATAGAGATTACTGGCAGAATAATTGAGCTGATAGGAGAAAGAAATGAACTGGCGAAAAAGATAGCAGAAGCAAAGAGACTGAACAATATGCCAGTCGATGACTTTGAAGCTGAAGAAAGGCTCATCGACAGCATACTCAAAGAGTGCAATAACAAAGCTGTGGACGAAGACACAGTGCTGAAAATATTATCTGTGCTAATGGAGGATTCCAAAAAGGTTCAGAGGGAAGTGCTTGGTTCCGGGGCCTCAACTAAGCAAAGAATTACACCTATGGCCATGGCTTCTGCAGCGATGGAGCTAGAGAGGTCAGGAAAGAAGCTCTACAGGCTGGATGTTGGAGAACCTAATTTTGAGCCTCCGCCAAAGGTTGTAGAAGCTTGCTGTTCAGCTGTAACTTCTTTCAAGACCCATTACACACAGACCAGGGGTGTACCAGAGCTTGTGAAAGCTCTTTCAGTCTACCTAAAGAGAAGACATGGCTATGATGCGAGGTTAGAACAGATAGTTGTTACGCCTGGAGGAAGGTTCGCTATCTTTGCAGCTCTTTCATCAATCCTCAAGGAAGGCGAAAGCGTACTGCTGGTTGAGCCTAACTGGCCTATGTACAGGGAGGCCGTTGAATACCTGGGCTGCAGACCGATAGTCGTTCATACAGAGCTGAATACAAATTGGGAGCCATCTGTTGAACAGATTGAGGGCAAAATCAAGCAGCATACAAAGGCAATAGTTCTGAGCTATCCTTGCAATCCGACTGGGAAGATCATTTCAAGACAGAAGTTTGGGGAGATAATCGAGCTGGCAAACAAAAAGCACATCACTATTCTGAGCGACGAAATCTACAACGATTATGCCTACTCTGATTGTCCGTCCATTCTGGATTACGATGCTGATAGTTTTGTGCTGACATCGTCGTTCTCAAAATCATGGGCTATGACTGGTTTTAGGATTGGCTGGGCAGTTTCTTCTCCTGACATAATCGGAAAGATGTTGAAGATATCTTCTTTGATGATAACTTCAGTTCCAGAGTTCGTGCAGTATGCAGCGATAGCAGCACTAGAGAGCGAGGACGTGGTGAAGAGAAATTCAGAAAGGATGAAGACGAGGATCGATTTGGCCGTCGATCAGCTTCGGAAGATAAGAAGTCTTGAATTTATGAAGCCTGACGGAGGTATGTACGTCTTTCCCAAGGTAAGAGATGGCATCAAGGATACGTCGGAACTTGCGATGAAGCTGCTGAGAGAAAGGGGCGTAAGCATAACTCCGGGCGAAGCGTTCGGTGATTATCCAGACCATTTCAGAATATCTCTGGGTCAGTCAGAGGATGTAATAACAGAAGGGATAAGGAGAATAGGCGAGCTGCTTCGTTGA